One stretch of Streptomyces sp. A2-16 DNA includes these proteins:
- a CDS encoding IclR family transcriptional regulator encodes MGSYSDEDVLLPNSVLGKAQLLLAAFESGADRLRLSELSRRSGVPKASAYRLAQEMVQWGLLDRRGEMYELGIRLFHLGQRVPASSVLRTVARPRMADLFTRTRTAVHLAVLDGTHVLFLEKIAGEANVLGPSYVGGHLPASCAATGQMLLALAPDGPERVAALTDAGLPAMTRRSVTDPRVLAQRLSKAARQGYALEVEEVRAGHASLAVPVALPGSEYAALSVTAPVTQVSADRCLAALRAAAESIERGVAQKTQDSPSYERARAVRRPKRAGARPARAAS; translated from the coding sequence ATGGGGTCGTATTCAGACGAGGACGTCCTGCTGCCGAATTCCGTCCTGGGCAAGGCCCAGCTGCTGCTCGCCGCGTTCGAGTCGGGGGCGGACCGCCTGCGACTGAGCGAGCTGAGCCGCCGCTCGGGCGTGCCCAAGGCGTCGGCGTACCGCCTCGCCCAGGAAATGGTGCAGTGGGGTCTGCTGGACCGGCGCGGTGAGATGTACGAGCTCGGCATCAGGCTCTTTCACCTGGGGCAGCGAGTGCCCGCCTCCTCGGTGCTGCGGACCGTGGCCCGCCCGCGGATGGCCGACCTGTTCACACGCACCCGCACGGCCGTGCACCTCGCGGTCCTCGACGGCACCCACGTGCTGTTCCTGGAGAAGATCGCAGGCGAGGCCAACGTGCTCGGCCCCTCGTACGTCGGCGGTCACCTCCCCGCTTCCTGTGCGGCGACCGGTCAGATGCTGCTCGCCCTGGCGCCGGACGGACCCGAGCGGGTGGCGGCGCTCACCGACGCGGGGCTGCCCGCGATGACCCGACGCTCGGTGACGGACCCGCGGGTCCTGGCCCAGCGGCTGTCGAAGGCGGCACGCCAGGGGTACGCGCTGGAGGTCGAGGAGGTCAGAGCCGGGCACGCCAGCCTCGCCGTGCCGGTCGCTCTGCCCGGCTCGGAGTACGCGGCGCTCTCGGTCACCGCACCGGTCACGCAGGTGTCGGCGGACCGGTGCCTCGCGGCGTTGCGTGCCGCGGCGGAGAGCATCGAGCGGGGTGTGGCGCAGAAGACGCAGGACAGTCCGTCGTACGAAAGGGCTCGCGCGGTTCGCCGGCCGAAACGGGCCGGGGCGCGTCCCGCCCGCGCCGCGAGCTGA